In one Cystobacter fuscus DSM 2262 genomic region, the following are encoded:
- a CDS encoding glycosyltransferase, whose translation MHALLIGSGSRGDFQPMLALAVALRRAGHTVTLLASPVFQGEAEAFGIPFHPCGHDVREVLAENRERTRSPLGFVRTLNSIIASEFELQVAHIEPRLRGVDLVVGGGSTMAAHLLADAAGVPYRYIGYTPQILPSAFHPMLMVPLTRSPRVLNRLLWEAARRFYNRMMDAPYNAQRARRGLARDEDLFGSIFPPDKTLLACDPELMPAPPDLAQVPQVGSFALPDDRPLPPEVEAFLSAGPPPLYVGFGSMPDDDPASTTRRVLEAANKAGVRLLLSAGWAGLGEGEALGPSVRVLGPVSHGLLFPRLAGAVHHGGAGTTAASARAGIPQLVVPHAFDQFMFAHHVHQRGLGPKPLPKRALTVERLAEGLRALASDGPMRERARVTGEHIRSREPLRAAVTWLESALPGREERVARTG comes from the coding sequence ATGCACGCTCTGTTGATCGGCTCCGGCTCGCGCGGTGACTTCCAACCCATGCTCGCGCTCGCGGTGGCGCTGCGCCGGGCCGGTCACACGGTGACGCTGCTCGCCTCTCCCGTCTTCCAGGGGGAGGCCGAGGCGTTCGGCATCCCCTTCCATCCGTGTGGCCATGACGTGCGGGAGGTGCTCGCCGAGAACCGTGAGCGCACGCGCTCCCCGCTCGGCTTCGTCCGGACGCTGAATTCCATCATCGCCAGCGAGTTCGAGCTGCAGGTGGCGCACATCGAGCCGCGGCTCCGGGGCGTGGACCTGGTGGTGGGCGGGGGCTCGACGATGGCGGCGCACCTGCTCGCGGACGCGGCCGGAGTGCCCTACCGCTACATCGGCTACACGCCGCAAATCCTTCCCTCCGCGTTCCATCCGATGTTGATGGTGCCGCTCACCCGCTCCCCACGCGTGTTGAACCGGCTGCTCTGGGAGGCCGCGAGGCGGTTCTACAACCGGATGATGGACGCGCCCTACAACGCGCAGCGCGCGCGGCGGGGGCTCGCGCGCGACGAGGATCTCTTCGGCTCCATCTTCCCCCCGGACAAGACGCTGCTCGCGTGCGATCCGGAGCTCATGCCCGCGCCGCCCGACCTCGCCCAGGTGCCCCAGGTGGGCTCCTTCGCGCTGCCGGACGATCGGCCGCTGCCGCCCGAGGTCGAGGCGTTCCTGAGCGCCGGGCCCCCGCCCCTCTACGTGGGCTTCGGGAGCATGCCGGACGACGACCCCGCGAGCACCACGCGGCGGGTGCTCGAGGCCGCGAACAAGGCCGGGGTCCGGCTGCTCTTGTCCGCGGGGTGGGCGGGGCTCGGGGAGGGCGAGGCGCTCGGTCCCTCCGTGCGGGTGCTGGGCCCCGTGTCGCATGGGCTGCTCTTCCCGCGGCTGGCGGGCGCGGTGCACCATGGCGGGGCGGGGACCACCGCGGCGTCGGCGCGCGCGGGCATTCCCCAACTCGTGGTGCCCCACGCGTTCGACCAGTTCATGTTCGCCCACCACGTCCACCAGCGCGGCCTGGGCCCGAAGCCCCTTCCCAAGCGGGCGCTGACGGTGGAGCGGCTCGCCGAGGGACTCCGCGCGCTCGCCAGTGACGGGCCGATGCGGGAGCGGGCCCGCGTCACGGGCGAGCACATCCGGAGCCGGGAGCCCTTGCGCGCCGCCGTCACCTGGCTCGAGAGCGCCCTGCCTGGACGCGAGGAGCGGGTGGCCCGTACCGGTTGA
- a CDS encoding endo-1,3-alpha-glucanase family glycosylhydrolase: MKHGLRLLLLSGALSVSACGPAETALPLEEGAEGAGESPLATKAPFELNNALLPFDMPARADLATSEYKVFAHWHNFPLRSYGSSSGQYYDNYTNWLKPTGTYASIGGWLRDRPVPLLAVPAVETDYGKRDMKTDIQTAAAVGVDGFLFNLWFRPTDNRWKWLTDLFNAADEFNTENPSAPFHVIPNIDSHILSTGSGANEPRLRADDLATFKNRASWRKLNGKFVVGSFRPEALPASWYQAFFDQLKTVHGMDAVLWGTLLDPSEANRNALKPFMVGATFSRWDNLPYTSTPLNGITTLKTWGDQNGVPYSPPVSHTDNRPTGSITTETTGFTTQYKTWKAAIDSGVKMVQILTWNDHYEGHALRPNSAVQYAFYDLTAYYATWFKTRKQPTLVRDVLYYSHRMHLSGEPYDTTKQPKPTASKNGVPLVDRVFVLGMLKSSGSVRITSGGTAYTADLAAGPQFFDAPLAVNNQPSFQLSRNGTTVLQLTSAFRTRSPIVWQDLLYRAGSSSRPAVSGVQNNLPQDRLP, translated from the coding sequence ATGAAGCACGGACTGCGCCTGCTGCTCCTGTCGGGAGCCCTGAGCGTGTCGGCCTGCGGCCCCGCCGAGACGGCGCTTCCCCTGGAGGAAGGCGCGGAGGGCGCCGGTGAGTCGCCCCTGGCCACCAAGGCCCCCTTCGAGCTGAACAACGCGCTGCTTCCCTTCGACATGCCGGCCCGGGCGGACCTCGCCACCAGCGAGTACAAGGTCTTCGCGCACTGGCACAACTTCCCGCTGCGCAGCTATGGCTCCAGCTCGGGCCAGTACTACGACAACTACACCAACTGGCTCAAACCCACGGGTACCTATGCGTCCATCGGGGGCTGGTTGCGCGACAGGCCCGTCCCCCTCCTCGCCGTTCCCGCGGTGGAAACGGATTACGGCAAGCGGGACATGAAGACGGACATCCAGACGGCCGCCGCCGTCGGCGTGGATGGCTTCCTCTTCAACCTCTGGTTCCGGCCCACCGACAACCGCTGGAAATGGCTGACGGACCTCTTCAACGCGGCCGACGAGTTCAACACCGAGAACCCGAGCGCGCCCTTCCACGTCATTCCCAACATCGACAGTCACATCCTGTCGACGGGCAGCGGTGCCAACGAGCCGCGCCTGCGCGCCGATGACCTCGCGACCTTCAAGAACCGTGCGTCGTGGCGGAAGCTCAACGGCAAGTTCGTCGTGGGCAGCTTCCGGCCCGAGGCCCTGCCCGCCTCCTGGTACCAGGCGTTCTTCGACCAGCTCAAGACCGTGCATGGCATGGACGCGGTGCTGTGGGGAACCCTGCTCGACCCCTCGGAAGCCAACCGCAACGCGCTCAAGCCCTTCATGGTCGGAGCCACCTTCTCGCGCTGGGACAACCTGCCCTACACCTCCACTCCCCTCAACGGCATCACCACCCTGAAGACCTGGGGCGACCAGAACGGCGTCCCCTACTCTCCACCCGTCAGCCACACGGACAACCGCCCCACCGGCTCCATCACCACCGAGACCACGGGCTTCACCACCCAGTACAAGACCTGGAAGGCGGCGATCGACTCGGGCGTGAAGATGGTGCAGATCCTCACCTGGAATGACCACTACGAAGGTCACGCCCTGCGGCCCAACTCCGCCGTGCAGTACGCGTTCTACGATTTGACGGCCTACTACGCGACCTGGTTCAAGACCCGCAAGCAGCCGACCCTCGTGCGCGATGTCCTCTATTACTCGCACCGCATGCACCTGAGCGGCGAGCCCTACGACACGACGAAGCAGCCCAAGCCCACCGCCTCGAAGAATGGCGTGCCGCTCGTGGACCGGGTCTTCGTGCTGGGCATGCTCAAGTCGAGCGGGAGCGTGCGGATCACCTCGGGCGGCACGGCCTACACCGCCGACCTCGCCGCCGGCCCACAGTTCTTCGACGCACCCCTGGCCGTGAACAACCAGCCGTCCTTCCAGTTGAGCAGGAATGGCACGACGGTCCTCCAGCTCACGAGCGCCTTCCGCACGCGCTCGCCCATCGTCTGGCAGGACCTGCTCTACCGCGCGGGCAGCTCGTCCCGCCCGGCGGTCTCGGGCGTGCAGAACAACCTGCCCCAGGATCGTCTCCCGTAG